The following proteins are encoded in a genomic region of Bubalus kerabau isolate K-KA32 ecotype Philippines breed swamp buffalo chromosome 13, PCC_UOA_SB_1v2, whole genome shotgun sequence:
- the RPP38 gene encoding ribonuclease P protein subunit p38 codes for MAAAPQAPGRGSVRKTRPLPVKTSLNNPYSICWGVLDREDVHFILQTLEDRIQSLGLQKIEDRKRKKKQPPLKKQSGDTSSIDVDTGEDLKKEKPKGDAQVSGWTPADVRKQLAIGINEVTRALERNELLLALACKSAKPAIVTSHLVQLSVSRGVPACQVPRLSERLAPALGLKCILALGFKRNTTAFGEELRAILPRVPRLNVAWLQDALEDPGENLQTESLESQDEEILDTSFEDLSKPKRKLAEGQQPVVLQPLKIKKLIPNPNKIRKPLKSKRTASK; via the coding sequence ATGGCTGCAGCCCCACAGGCACCAGGGAGGGGCTCTGTGCGGAAGACGAGACCTCTACCTGTGAAGACATCACTGAACAACCCGTACAGCATCTGCTGGGGCGTCCTGGATAGGGAGGACGTGCACTTCATACTGCAGACCCTGGAGGACAGAATTCAGTCTCTAGGGCTTCAGAAGATTGAGgataggaagagaaagaaaaagcagccCCCTTTGAAAAAACAAAGTGGAGACACGAGCAGCATAGACGTGGACACTGGTGAGGatctgaagaaagaaaagccCAAAGGTGATGCCCAGGTGTCAGGGTGGACCCCGGCTGACGTCAGGAAGCAGCTTGCTATCGGCATCAACGAGGTCACCAGAGCACTAGAGAGGAATGAGCTGCTCTTGGCCTTGGCGTGTAAGTCTGCCAAGCCAGCCATCGTGACCTCACACCTGGTGCAGCTGAGTGTCAGCAGAGGTGTCCCCGCCTGCCAGGTTCCCCGGCTCAGCGAGAGGCTCGCACCTGCCCTGGGCTTAAAATGCATCCTGGCCTTGGGGTTCAAGAGGAACACTACTGCCTTTGGGGAGGAACTGAGGGCCATCCTCCCCAGAGTCCCCCGTCTGAATGTGGCATGGCTCCAGGATGCACTCGAAGACCCCGGGGAGAACCTGCAGACAGAATCTTTGGAAAGCCAAGATGAAGAGATTCTGGACACTTCCTTTGAAGACCTCTCTAAACCCAAGAGAAAGCTTGCTGAGGGTCAGCAGCCTGTAGTGTTACAACCTCTGAAGATAAAAAAACTGATTCCAAACCCCAATAAGATAAGGAAACCACTCAAAAGTAAGAGAACAGCTTCAAAGTAA